A DNA window from Thermosynechococcaceae cyanobacterium Okahandja contains the following coding sequences:
- a CDS encoding diacylglycerol kinase family protein, with protein MTQKLLAAYAEKATGAPHLRQRSYRVAASLLSSFRYAWAGVQYAFQTQRNFRIHTAIAVTAIALGGILKLSPVELTVIILTIALVMGLELMNTALEAVVDLTVGKEYHDLARVAKDCAAGAVLLGATAAVAVAVALILPPLVYPVLGTLF; from the coding sequence ATGACCCAAAAATTACTTGCTGCCTATGCCGAAAAAGCGACAGGTGCCCCCCACCTGCGGCAGCGATCTTACCGAGTTGCAGCATCTTTGCTCAGTAGTTTTCGTTATGCGTGGGCAGGGGTGCAGTATGCGTTCCAAACCCAGCGGAATTTTCGCATTCACACGGCGATCGCGGTGACGGCGATCGCTCTGGGCGGTATTCTCAAGTTATCCCCGGTGGAACTGACGGTCATTATCCTTACCATTGCCTTGGTGATGGGGCTAGAGCTGATGAATACGGCCTTAGAAGCGGTGGTGGATTTAACGGTAGGCAAGGAGTACCACGATCTTGCCCGTGTTGCTAAAGACTGTGCGGCAGGTGCTGTCCTGCTAGGGGCGACGGCGGCGGTGGCGGTGGCGGTGGCGTTGATTTTACCCCCTTTGGTCTATCCCGTGTTAGGAACGCTGTTTTAG